A genome region from Euphorbia lathyris chromosome 4, ddEupLath1.1, whole genome shotgun sequence includes the following:
- the LOC136227313 gene encoding uncharacterized protein isoform X3: protein MSGQVNESGCGILQQDIPHLVNKFTQPKTGSCLNNGGADCRFVKSLGVQEEEKQSPVKSNWLVYSNRLRCYEEAFGRCHCTVEFSALEAKDSIKISQVETYKHLTEVKIEQTIE from the exons ATGAGTGGACAG GTAAATGAATCTGGTTGTGGAATTCTCCAACAAGATATCCCGCACCTCGTTAATAAATTCACGCAGCCCAAAACTGGATCCTGCCTGAATAATGGTGGCGCAGACTGTCGGTTTGTAAAAA GTTTAGGAGTCCAGGAAGAAGAAAAGCAAAGTCCAGTAAAAAGCAATTGGCTGGTCTATTCAAATCGGTTAAGGTGTTATGAAGAGGCTTTTGGTCGGTGTCACTGCACTGTTGAATTTTCTGCTTTAGAGGCTAAAGATTCAATTAAAATTTCTCAAGTG GAAACTTATAAACATCTTACCGAAGTTAAAATTGAACAGACTATTGAGTAA
- the LOC136227313 gene encoding uncharacterized protein isoform X4 translates to MSGQVNESGCGILQQDIPHLVNKFTQPKTGSCLNNGGADCRFVKKGLGVQEEEKQSPVKSNWLVYSNRLRCYEEAFGRCHCTVEFSALEAKDSIKISQVVTVILILGCWHK, encoded by the exons ATGAGTGGACAG GTAAATGAATCTGGTTGTGGAATTCTCCAACAAGATATCCCGCACCTCGTTAATAAATTCACGCAGCCCAAAACTGGATCCTGCCTGAATAATGGTGGCGCAGACTGTCGGTTTGTAAAAA AAGGTTTAGGAGTCCAGGAAGAAGAAAAGCAAAGTCCAGTAAAAAGCAATTGGCTGGTCTATTCAAATCGGTTAAGGTGTTATGAAGAGGCTTTTGGTCGGTGTCACTGCACTGTTGAATTTTCTGCTTTAGAGGCTAAAGATTCAATTAAAATTTCTCAAGTG GTGACTGTGATTCTGATTCTTGGCTGCTGGCATAAATAA
- the LOC136227841 gene encoding large ribosomal subunit protein eL38z/eL38y-like: MPKQIHEIKDFLLTARRKDARSVKIKRSKDVVKFKVRCSKYLYTLCVFDSEKADKLKQSLPPGLTVHDL, encoded by the coding sequence CCCAAGCAAATTCATGAGATCAAGGATTTCCTTCTCACTGCAAGAAGGAAAGATGCACGCTCTGTGAAGATCAAGAGGAGCAAAGATGTTGTCAAATTCAAAGTCCGCTGCTCCAAGTACCTATACACCCTTTGCGTATTCGACTCTGAGAAGGCAGATAAATTGAAACAATCTCTCCCTCCAGGTTTAACTGTTCATGATCTGTGA
- the LOC136227313 gene encoding uncharacterized protein isoform X2: MSGQVNESGCGILQQDIPHLVNKFTQPKTGSCLNNGGADCRFVKKGLGVQEEEKQSPVKSNWLVYSNRLRCYEEAFGRCHCTVEFSALEAKDSIKISQVETYKHLTEVKIEQTIE; this comes from the exons ATGAGTGGACAG GTAAATGAATCTGGTTGTGGAATTCTCCAACAAGATATCCCGCACCTCGTTAATAAATTCACGCAGCCCAAAACTGGATCCTGCCTGAATAATGGTGGCGCAGACTGTCGGTTTGTAAAAA AAGGTTTAGGAGTCCAGGAAGAAGAAAAGCAAAGTCCAGTAAAAAGCAATTGGCTGGTCTATTCAAATCGGTTAAGGTGTTATGAAGAGGCTTTTGGTCGGTGTCACTGCACTGTTGAATTTTCTGCTTTAGAGGCTAAAGATTCAATTAAAATTTCTCAAGTG GAAACTTATAAACATCTTACCGAAGTTAAAATTGAACAGACTATTGAGTAA
- the LOC136227313 gene encoding uncharacterized protein isoform X1, producing the protein MFSDLVPLSSLPCSRHLRTNPSPLTPSIESFSFLCGQLTLTKHLGVGGKFFMLLEFLGKKHNWQVGGRLPLLLPIQLHLSHTTIVEVIKATEAFARAGLESSNLLVGTDFTKSNEWTGK; encoded by the exons ATGTTCTCCGACCTAGTCCCCCTCTCCTCTCTTCCATGTTCTCGTCATCTACGAACTAATCCCTCTCCTCTCACACCTTCGATCGAATCCTTCTCTTTTCTTTGCGGCCAATTAACGCTAACCAAGCATCTTGGAGTAGGCGGAAAGTTTTTTATGTTGCTGGAGTTTCTTG GGAAGAAACATAATTGGCAAGTTGGAGGTCGACTTCCTCTGCTCCTTCCAATTCAACTTCATTTGAGTCACACCACGATTGTAGAAGTGATAAAA GCGACAGAGGCTTTTGCACGTGCTGGCTTAGAGTCTTCAAATCTTCTTGTTGGTACTGATTTCACAAAGAGTAATGAGTGGACAG GTAAATGA